From the Anopheles coustani chromosome X, idAnoCousDA_361_x.2, whole genome shotgun sequence genome, one window contains:
- the LOC131269780 gene encoding translocator protein translates to MQKSEIVKVAGAVVLPQLGGFVNGYLTKTQIDGWYRNLNFPSFRPPNWVFGPVWTSLYAGMGYASYLVWKTGGGFDGAARGPLILYGTQLALNWAWTPIFFGMHQLKWSVVEILALTGSVAATGVAFYQVNKLAGYLFVPYFAWCAFASVLNYSIYKLNPPKESTATIEEVHEKSN, encoded by the exons ATGCAGAAGTCGGAGATAGTGAAAGTAGCTGGTGCAGTTGTACTACCTCAGCTTGGTGGTTTTGTTAATGGCTATCTAACCAAAACGCAAATCGATGGTTGGTACAGAAATCTCAATTTTCCCTCGTTCCGACCACCGAACTGGGTATTTGGACCTGTTTGGACATCCTTGTACGCTGGCATGGGCTATGCCTCGTACTTGGTCTGGAAAACTGGTGGCGGCTTCGATGGAGCGGCGAGAGGACCACTGATCCTGTACGGCACGCAGCTGGCATTAAACTGGGCCTGGACGCCGATATTTTTCGGCATGCATCAACTCAAATGG AGCGTTGTTGAGATACTTGCACTAACTGGATCTGTGGCTGCTACCGGCGTGGCTTTCTATCAGGTTAACAAACTGGCAGGATACCTCTTTGTTCCCTACTTTGCCTGGTGTGCATTTGCCAGCGTGTTGAATTACAGcatttataaattaaatccCCCTAAAGAATCCACTGCGACGATTGAGGAAGTGCACGAAAAGAGCAACTAA